The following coding sequences lie in one Sorghum bicolor cultivar BTx623 chromosome 6, Sorghum_bicolor_NCBIv3, whole genome shotgun sequence genomic window:
- the LOC8068452 gene encoding F-box/FBD/LRR-repeat protein At1g13570, giving the protein MEIRVPPVPMDRPTVALWRDRGMNPQVLEDDTRTALSLVHYVLPEQAVSHHATLSALPAPDGADRISGLPDALLRDIVSRLPIKDAARTTALSCRWRGVWHSTPLILVDAHLFPPGGDAAPLQVARSDGRGVASAVSRVLAAHPGPFRHIHLTSSHMEAFPGLLARWLQTLAVKGVRELVLVNRPWPLNMDLPATFFGMATLTRLYLGLWKFPDTADLPRAVAFPHLAELGLSCMGIENQDMDFVLAKSPVLRSLCIQANILLRRLCLVSRSLRCVQIIESMELEIAVENAPQLERLIIWSSSARDGLPRRVKIGHAPALRTFGYLDPKWHVLQIGNTVIKAGTGASPNTMVPSVKTLSLRMCFSVRNNAKMLPSFLRCFPNLDRLHLESSKTDEPTGKLNFKFWQEAGAIECVQSHIKLMIFRNFRGERAELSFLKFFLETARVLINLVIVFGKGSFTSMTEARSKVEPLFAAKWASESCSVQLVESALKEGEDKWFLNFRRGSDFSVRDPFAFIYQD; this is encoded by the exons ATGGAAATCCGTGTTCCGCCCGTCCCCATGGACCGTCCTACTGTGGCCCTGTGGCGGGACCGGGGCATGAACCCGCAGGTTCTGGAAGACGACACGCGCACCGCGCTCTCCCTCGTCCACTACGTCCTCCCCGAGCAGGCCGTCTCCCACCACGCCACCCTCTCCGCGCTCCCCGCCCCCGACGGCGCCGACCGCATCAGCGGCCTTCCGGACGCGCTCCTCCGCGACATCGTCTCCCGCCTCCCCATCAAGGACGCCGCGCGCACCACCGCGCTCTCCTGCCGCTGGCGAGGCGTCTGGCACTCGACTCCGCTCATCCTCGTCGACGCCCACCTCTTCCCTCCCGGAGGCGACGCCGCTCCGCTCCAGGTCGCGCGCTCCGACGGGCGGGGCGTCGCCTCCGCCGTCTCCCGCGTCCTCGCCGCGCACCCGGGGCCCTTCCGCCACATCCACCTCACCAGCAGCCACATGGAGGCGTTCCCGGGCCTGCTCGCGCGCTGGCTCCAGACCCTCGCCGTCAAGGGAGTCCGAGAACTCGTCCTCGTCAACCGCCCGTGGCCGCTCAACATGGACCTCCCTGCCACGTTCTTCGGCATGGCGACGCTCACCCGCCTCTACCTTGGCCTCTGGAAGTTCCCTGACACGGCCGACCTACCGCGCGCCGTGGCGTTCCCGCACCTAGCTGAACTCGGCCTCTCCTGTATGGGCATTGAGAACCAGGACATGGACTTCGTCCTTGCCAAGAGCCCCGTGCTGAGGTCCCTATGCATCCAAGCTAATATTTTGCTGAGGCGCCTCTGTCTGGTCAGCCGCAGCCTCCGGTGCGTGCAGATCATCGAGAGCATGGAGCTAGAAATAGCCGTGGAGAACGCGCCGCAGCTCGAGAGACTCATCATCTGGTCATCATCGGCTCGTGACGGCTTGCCAAGGAGGGTCAAGATTGGCCATGCCCCTGCGTTAAGGACATTTGGCTATTTGGACCCGAAATGGCACGTGCTACAAATCGGCAACACAGTCATCAAG GCTGGGACAGGGGCCAGTCCGAACACCATGGTGCCAAGTGTCAAGACCCTCAGCTTAAGGATGTGCTTTTCAGTCCGCAACAATGCCAAGATGTTGCCGAGCTTCCTCAGATGTTTTCCGAACCTTGACAGGTTGCATCTTGAG TCCAGCAAAACTGATGAGCCCACTGGCAAGCTCAACTTCAAGTTCTGGCAGGAAGCTGGTGCCATCGAATGTGTCCAGTCGCACATTAAGCTGATGATCTTCCGTAACTTCCGAGGGGAGCGTGCCGAGCTGTCCttcctcaagttcttcctggaaACTGCACGGGTACTCATAAATTTGGTGATTGTGTTTGGCAAAGGAAGTTTCACATCAATGACGGAGGCGCGCTCCAAAGTGGAACCTTTGTTCGCTGCAAAATGGGCCAGTGAAAGCTGCTCAGTGCAGCTCGTTGAGAGTGCATTGAAAGAAGGAGAAGATAAGTGGTTTCTGAACTTCAGAAGAGGATCTGATTTTTCTGTGAGGGACCCGTTTGCTTTCATCTACCAGGATTGA